Sequence from the Thunnus maccoyii chromosome 11, fThuMac1.1, whole genome shotgun sequence genome:
TCTGCTGTGTAATGTTGATGATTGATTAGGAGGTTGATGATgagcatgatgatgatgatgtttaatGAGGCTAAGGAATAGGGGAATACAAAGCCCAATAGATGCACTGTATCCTGGCAAGTGGTTTAACAGTAGTGCCGAGATTGAAAAGTGGCTGACGGTATGCCACTGTTCTGGTTCAATGTTTTTTGGTGTCTAAATATTTTGGTATGCGATTACTgtaagcaatttttttttcccaggatggcGACGTCATGACccaccctactctgcctctgattggcttaccctgatattgttaccctaaccctaaccaatctcattcctcatgcctaaacctaaccaaccaaaccaacccaaccaacgacAGCAACAATTACTAGACAATCAGAGTAGGGAGGGTCATGACTTTGCcatcttggaaaaaaaaaattggcattCCGTGACCTCCTGATTTATAAATTAAGCCCTGCTTGTAACTTCAGTGTCACATACACAGGTAGgaaatttgtgtgtttgtctctcagaTTTTGTGAAACCTCACTGTTGGAAATATCCCTgcacaaattttaattacacatacacaaaatatttctagAGCTACGAAAACTTTTTACACATGTACAAATTATATCTGTGTGCACaaaactttttcacacatgcacaaaatatttctacagccacaaaacatttttacacattcacaaaccatttcacaagctcaaaataTTAATGACCCATATTTGATTCCATAGGGGTGTCCCTTATTTTCAAAGCCCAATGTTGAAAGGTATGAATtcagaaaggaaataaaaaatacactcTTTCTGCTGGAGTTACATTAAAACATAGATGTCCCACTTTTAGCAGCAAACCACTACTCAAAAGTAGGATGGGCGGTATTTCTTTAATGGAAGGCGGAGTTTTGTCCAAGGGGCGGATCTGCCGACATCCAGTGGGAGGGATTTCTCTGACAGGAGGAAGAAGGCTTGTGACTGGCAGCAGGATCCAACCTTCAGAAGCCGGCTGTTCTTTTTCGGGCCCTTCTTTAGGAAATAGAGGGATATATGGCTGCCAAAGGGATGAATCTCTGCACCGTGTGCTGCCTGCTTCTTTATGTGATCACGGTGGTGCTTGCGGGGTAAGTGTTTAGCGGTGGGAGCGTACGCACACACGCAGCGGTGAAACAGCATCGCCAGCTGGTACACATGTTCCTCTGTGATTGGTCCAGATCCGCTCTCCATGTGTGGATCGGACACATTGCTCTTACCATGCGTACCTCTGTGTCGTCAATAACGTCTGCGTTATCTATCCTGAAGGCGAGATTTCTACAAGATCTTGGGTGTGAGCAAGAGTGCATCCATCAGGGACATCAAAAAGGCCTACAGAAAGCTCGCTCTCCAGCTGCACCCCGACAGAAACCAGGACGACCCAAAAGCTCAAGACAAATTTGCAGATTTGGGAGCAGCTTATGAGGTGGGTCCAGCTGTTGTTGTGTGCTTACTGCCAGTGATAGCAGGAGATAAACTCATTTTGATGCAAGTGATCGTTTATTTTTACATAGCTGTCGGCAAACCGTGTTGCAGATTTTGTATTGAAATATGTGACTATGTGCGGAAGCGCCTGAAGCGTCGTTACAGAAGTCTTTTGTGCGCTAGCTATTCGGTTCTTGTTGTTGGAAACGGCACGGCCTCCgtgattggtcaactagaccGTGTGGCTGCATCTGATTGGCTGTTACGCAGCACGTTTGGCAGCCAGGAAGATCAGACGTGGATGAGAGGGAGTGGGTTCATATCAGCTGTGCAGGTGTTTCCTACTAGAAGATAACGCTAGATAGCATTTCCAGCTATATATTACAAATCCTATTGGCTAAATGTCATATTCATGAAAGCAAATTTGCAAGTAAAAACACCAACTTCCTGGTTTTCACAAAGGAGGTCAAACAGTACATTGATTCAATTCGATTTTCCTCTAATCCAAAGTCTGTAAAACTATGAAtacctgttttttgtttaaaatctttataTGAACTGTAACTCCCTCTAGCTCAGAGTTTGTTCGTTTTTTGACCTTTCTTGTGCAAACTGTAAGatgaatattttgatattgtgTATATGATCATTTCGTGTAAGAGTACCTTGTAATGTTCATATCACACTTGGAAATCATAGTGATCAGTCATGTGTATATGAGGTTGTGTTTTGTGATACTGATATATTGGAGATTGcattgtattgtttattttattggttCCACGTGCTGTAAGAAatgcaggtaaaaaaaacacttcagaatTTGGCTGTTCAGTGACCGACAGGCTTTTATTTGTAGGTTCTCTCAGATGAGGAGAAAAGGAAACAGTATGACGCATACGGTGAAGATGGACTCAAAGAGGGTCACCACAGCTCACACAACGATATCTTCTCCAGGTTTGTTACATTAGCTCATATGGTTTTATAAAGGATTAAAAAGCAATGGGATTCTTAACTGTGCAGCCAAACAGttattataatttaaatgatcagttcactcaaatttcaaaaaaatcCTTGTTATTTTGCCCAGGCCTTTTTCTAGATATccatctctgagatttctgccacTACAGCCATACAATGGAGGCGAATACCTGATTTGagaaatgatatttaaaaaatgtatcatcaGTGTTTGTTTCCAACAATTTCTACACGTAACTTGTGATTCGAGGATattttttacagacaaaaaataTGGTTATGAAATAAACTGGCAATGAGTTTTTGCTGTTATCACATGTGTCTGCTCCTATAAATAGGAGATATAATGTTACTAAATATACCAAAAAGTGGTCTGATAGGATCAAATCACAGCAGATTAAGCTGTTTGTTTGCCTATATTTATGCTTCTAACGAGAGATTGCTGCTAAGGCTGCTACTACAACCATCACCTACTACTACTCTTACTCTGTCCTTCCTCTGTAGCTTCTTTGGCGACTTTGGTTTCATGTTTGGAGGCAACCGACAGCAACAGGACAGGAACATCCCCAGAGGAAATGACATTATACTAGACTTGGAGGTCACGCTTGAAGAAGTGTACTCTGGGAACTTTGTGGAGGTGAAGAGATTTCTCTCAATTAACAAGCTGCACTCGTTATCCACGTTTTACCACAAATTATatctaattacattttttatatccCGCTGTTTTGCACAGGTTGTACGTAACAAGCCTGTAGCCAAAGAGGCCCCTGGAAAGAGGAAGTGCAACTGCAGACAGGAGATGAGGACAACGCAGCTCGGACCTGGCCGCTTCCAGATGACACAAGAGATGGTTTGCGATGAGTGTCCCAATGTGAAGTAAGTCATAGCTTGTCAATACATCCTCATCAAAGCTGAGAATCATGATTTAAAATTGAATTACAGCCCAGATATTGTCATAAAAACTCGATTTACTAACTGAAGCCTACCAACTAATCACAAAGTATTTTTGTGGCCATTTTCTAACAACATAACATCAGAAATATTTAACTGTCACATCTTGAATCTGGACACATTAGATCGTTAGAGGAGAGTCTTTTCACATTTAtatagtttttttaaatgtgtttatggtGTTCCTGACTCAAGTGTAGCAATTTAGGATCACCTGTTTATATCAGAGCTGTAATAATCTTTTAGGAAAGAAGTTGCACAAGCATAATATAACAACACATGTTTCCTGTGATGTGCTCTTAAACACAGGCTTGTAAATGAAGAGAGAACTTTGGAGGTAGAAATTGAACAGGGAGTGAGAGATGAGATGGAATACCCTTTCATTGGAGAAGGTAAGCTTACATAAAGCTTAATATAAactatttttgttaattttttttatattacctGTGCTTAACGTCTTATTTGTGACCTCAGGGGAACCTCACATCGATGGCGAGCCTGGAGATCTGCGTTTCCGCATCAAAGTGTTGAAGTATGAATGAGCTTTATTTACTTTGAAACTtctactgtgtgtctgtgcaacaAAACACTCATATTGCTAAATATTAGATTAGTCACATACAGTAACGTGTTATGGGgactcttttctttttagacATCCTGTGTTTGAACGCAGAGGAGATGACCTGTACACCAACGTCACCATCTCCCTGGTGGAGGCACTGGTCGGCTTTGAGATGGATATTGCGCATTTGGACGGACACAAGGTTCCCTACATACTTTTTACAAAGCTAGCCTAATATGgagcttttatttcttttaatccGCTGTGACTGTTTCAGAAGTCAGACTTTAAAGACTGTGTAAAAGTTCCATATTATCAAGAAAAGAGGATTATGTGATTGAATGTGGCAGTTTAAGTGAAATTGACAGGTTGCATTTGTCTTTGCCTGACAGGTCCATATAGTGAGAGACAAGGTCACCAAGCCTGGTGCTCGGATGTGGAAGAAAGGAGAAGGCCTGCCGAACTTTGACAACATCAATATCCGTGGCTCCCTCATCATCACCTTCGATGTGGAGTTTCCTCAGACACAGCTGGATGAGCAGCAGAAAGATGGTGAGAACGGGCGATGGTGTTGATGTGATCCTGACAGGATTGGGAAAAGTTTCTTTACAATTTACCTTAAAGGGGAACTTCATGGACAGTCATGGGAAGAACTGTTTGtctgaaaacagttgtatgatgtcttctgtggttctggaggagctttgttgAGTTTAGAAAATAAGGCCGTATTCAGAACAAATCACGCGGTGCAGTGAAATTGCCAGTCCACCCTTTATTTGAATAGAAGTAGCGCATagtgatcagactgatcagagctgtacaactctgccatgagggaatACAAAGACGTTagtaggaggaggggaggacatttgTCTTCGCTtgatattgttaaaaataaagttaggctttgctgtcggcttcctgactcatttttaaaaagataagagaaaaaaagagagagagagagagctgagagcaccagtgAGCGAGCGAGAGAACGGCTGTGGTTGTGtaagctagagagtgaatgaagagagggagcggtggtaGTGAtaaagccggtgaatcagatcaataaaacattattttctgattatttcccAGTGGTAACACCTGACCATGTTATCCCTGTTGTCTGTTTGGCCTTGGAGGCAACAGATTTTATTAAGGAGTGCCTTTGTTACATACTGGGGGTGTGGAGTCATGATATGGTCATTTATGTGGCAGGGAAAGTCTAATAAAGTGATGCTATTAGTTGCAATACGGGAAATGTTTGTGAGTTTAACCCATACTAGGGACtgaaagtcaggatatctctgcctctgctgcatcaGCTTTATagaagtgcaatgctaaatcgcTTACAAATTATCTTGCAAAGTTAATCTTTTTCTCAAAGTAAACTATGAGTACGAGcctttttagtcatttaaatACAATGCTGTTGCAGTATATATAGTTACCTTAATTCATACATGAGAACTGTGATGTGATCATTTTCTCCCCCACATTACTTGTCATAAACCCTGTTTGTTCTTTTAAGTTGAGACGTCCTCGTTGCAGAATATTTGTGAGAAATGGTTCAGTAACCAGAATCATGGAGCATTTTTGTAACTGATCTGATATTTCAAACTGTATCGTTTTAATGCGTCATTAATAAAGATCCTTCTGTTCTTTCAGGTATTCGGAGTCTTCTGAAACAGGGCTCTGTACAGAAGGTTTACAACGGACTACAAGGATACTAACACACCAACACGCACAGCCTGGACTTAGTTatctgtcacacaaacacatatatacacacacacacacacacacacacacagagacacctTCAATCAACAGAAGTGTGATCTGTAATTCTGGCCAgggtgtatttatttttttcagattgttCTCACTCAGGATGGCTTGAGTCCaattagtttttactttttaatgttctttgttttgCCCACAGTAGCACAATtgctgatgttttatttcaagACTCTAAATGGAAAGGATGCCATGTCTCagctgtgggttttttttttttttttggtccctACTTTCCATTGTAATAAGgcctttgtttatttaaaaaaaaaaaaaaaagaaaatctcttATTTGCTTCAAAGTGAAGTGGTAGGATCAAACACTGTCTACTAATGTGACAACCACTTTACCACTCTGGAGAAGACACTCTGTTACAGCTCACTACATCTGCTGAGAGACGAGCTACTGACAAACTGGACATCTGAAGAACTTTTGAACAACTTCCACCAACCTGTGCAAGACCAGAAGTTTCTCCATTTggtccctttttttcccccttcattatttttaatgaatgtaAGACAAGCAGCTTCATCTCTTGAACGATGACATGGTTTTTGTTCTGGTCAGATTCCTGTTCAATAATACTTTGTAAATAGGAAAGAACAAAACTCATccgtttgttgtgtttttcctaATTTATGTTGGCTCTTACTTGTCTGTTTGCATTTGACACGTTGTGATAGGATTGACTGTCTGCTTCACACAACCTCCAGGTTCACTGTGGTA
This genomic interval carries:
- the dnajb11 gene encoding dnaJ homolog subfamily B member 11; amino-acid sequence: MAAKGMNLCTVCCLLLYVITVVLAGRDFYKILGVSKSASIRDIKKAYRKLALQLHPDRNQDDPKAQDKFADLGAAYEVLSDEEKRKQYDAYGEDGLKEGHHSSHNDIFSSFFGDFGFMFGGNRQQQDRNIPRGNDIILDLEVTLEEVYSGNFVEVVRNKPVAKEAPGKRKCNCRQEMRTTQLGPGRFQMTQEMVCDECPNVKLVNEERTLEVEIEQGVRDEMEYPFIGEGEPHIDGEPGDLRFRIKVLKHPVFERRGDDLYTNVTISLVEALVGFEMDIAHLDGHKVHIVRDKVTKPGARMWKKGEGLPNFDNINIRGSLIITFDVEFPQTQLDEQQKDGIRSLLKQGSVQKVYNGLQGY